The nucleotide window GGGGTCGCTGCGGATGTGGCGCACCAGCTCGACCCCGTCCATCCTCGGCATGTCGACGTCGGTGATCACCAGGTCGTAGGCCCCGGTCCGGACGGCGTTCCAGCCGTCCATGCCGTCCACCCCGACGTCCACGCGGTAGCCGCGGGCGGTGAGCATCTTCCGTTCCACCTCGCGCACGGTGATGGAATCGTCCACCACGAGGATCCGCTTGGCGGAGGTGCGATCCCGCGGGCTCCGCCAGGAGATGCCCCGGACCCGGCTCCGGGATACCAGGGCGTCCATGGACCGGACCATGTCCTCCACGTCCACGATGAGGGTCGGACTGCCGTCCTCGAGCGTGGCGGCGGCGGCGATGTCCTGCACCTTGCCGAGCCGCGGGTCCAGTGCCCGGACCACCAGCTCCTGGGCCCCGGCCAGCCGGTCCACGAGGAGCCCGTAGCGGCTCTGGCGATCGCTCAGGATCAGCGCATAGAGCGTCTCCCCCGGCGTCCCCTCGGAGAGCCCGAAGAGCTGCCGCGCCGAGACGATGCCGATCCGTTCCTCCTTCCAGGTCAGATACTGCCGGCCCTCGATCTCGGCGATATCCTCCGGCGTCATCTCCACCACGTGGTCCACGGCGAAGAGGGGGAAGGCGTAGGTCTCCCCGTCGACCTCGGCCAAGAGGACCCGCACCACCGAGAGCGTGATGGGGAGCTGGAGTTCGAACCGGGTCCCCTCGCCCGGCACCGAGGAGGCCCGGACCACGCCCCGGACCTCCTGGACGGCGCTCCGGACCACGTCCAGCCCCACGCCCCGGCCCGAGAGCTCGCTCACCGTCCCCCGGGTGGTGAACCCCGGCAGGAAGAGGAAATCCAGGAGCTCCGACTCGCTGAGATCCGCCGCCATGGACTTGGAGACGAGCTTCTTCCGGACCACCTCCCGGCGCAGGGCGTCGTAGTCGATGCCGGCGCCGTCGTCGGCCACCACGATGTTGAGCATGCCGGCCTTGTGGCGCGCCTCGAGGCGGATGACGCCCTCGCGCGGCTTCCCGGCGGCCTCCCGGCGATCGGGGGCCTCCAGGCCGTGGTCCAGGGCGTTTCGAACCAGGTGGTTGAGCGGCGCCTCCAGCTTCTCCATGATCTCCCGGTCCACCGGGGTGTCCAGGCCGGCCGTCTCGAGCCGGACCGCCTTGCCGAGCTGGCGGGCCAGGTCCCGGACCAGCCGGGGGAAGGGCCGGATCCCCTCGGCGAAGGGCCGCATGCGGGCGGAAAGGATCTCACGGTAGAGGGCGTTGGAGAGGGTGGCCACCTGGCCGGTCCGGAGATTGATCTCCTCCTGGAACTCGCCGAGCCGCTCCCGGGCCCCGTCGACCAGGTGCCGGATGCGGGCCGCCGCCTCCACCGCCCGCTCTCCACGTTCCCCGGCGGCCAGCGCCTCCAGGAGATCCCCCAGGGATCGAAAGGCCCGGTCCTGCTCCTTCTTGGCGGACAGGAGCCGGCGGCCGAGGTCCGGGATCCATCGCGAGGTGACCAGGTTTTCCCCCGCCAGCCCCATGAGCCGGTTGAGCCCCTCCGCCGAGACGCGGACGGCGGTATCCCTGGGCGGAGACCCGGCCGCGGCGCCGGCCGGCGGCGGATTCGGGGCGGCGGCCGTCCCGGCGCCGCCCTTGGAATCGCCGGCCGCTTCCCGTCCCGCCAGGGCCCGGATCGCCGCCGCCGTGTCCGACATCTCCCCGGCGCGGTCCCGGATCCAGGCGGCCATCTCGTCCTCCGGGCACTTCGTCAGGCGGGCGAGGAGGTCCACGCCGCGGAGGAGGACGTCCACCTCGTCGCCGCCGAGGGTCACCTCGCCCCGGAGGACCGCCGAGAAGACGTCCTCCAGGGCGTGGGCCACCGCCACCACGGCGTCCAGGCCCACGATCCGCGCCGCCCCCTTCACCGAGTGGGCCGCCCGCATGAGGCCCTCCAGTACCTCGCGGTCCCCGGGCCGCCGCTCCAGCTCCAGGAGCCCGTCGCCCAAGGCGCCGCAGTGGGTGGCGGCGTCCTGCCGGAAGAGCTCCAGCATGGAAAGGTCGCCGTATTCTCCCAGGGCCCCGGGCGGCACCGAGGAGTCCGGTTCCGCCGCCGGCTCGGCGTCCCCGGGAGAAAGGAGCGCCCGGACCGCCTCGGACAGCGCCGCCGCCTCCCGTCCCTTGGCCTCGCCGAGGGCGGAGAGATCCGCCTCGGACAGCGCCGCCACCCCGGAGAGGAAATCCACGCCGCGGAGGAGGACGTCCACCTCGTCGCCGCCGAGGGTCACCTCGCCCCGGAGGACCGCCGAGAAGACGTCCTCCAGGGCGTGGGCCACCGCCACCACGGCGTCCAGGCCCACGATCCGCGCCGCCCCCTTCACCGAGTGGGCCGCCCGCATGAGGCCCTCCAGTACCTCGCGGTCCCCGGGCCGCCGCTCCAGCTCCAGGAGCCCGTCGCCCAAGGCGCCGCAGTGGGTGCCCGCCTCCTGCCGGAAGAGCTCCAGCATGGAAAGGTCGCCGTATTCTCCCAGGGCCCCGGGCGGCACCGAGGAGTCCGGTTCCGCCGCCGGCTCGGCGTCCCCGGGAGAAAGGAGCGCCCGGACCGCCTCGGACAGCGCCGCCGCCTCCCGTCCCTTGGCCTCGCCGAGGGCGGAGAGATCCGCCTCGGACAGCGCCGCCACCCCGGAGAGGAAATCCACGCCGCGGAGGAGGAC belongs to Dissulfurirhabdus thermomarina and includes:
- a CDS encoding Hpt domain-containing protein, whose product is MSGGTEYGDLSMLELFRQEAGTHCGALGDGLLELERRPGDREVLEGLMRAAHSVKGAARIVGLDAVVAVAHALEDVFSAVLRGEVTLGGDEVDVLLRGVDFLSGVAALSEADLSALGEAKGREAAALSEAVRALLSPGDAEPAAEPDSSVPPGALGEYGDLSMLELFRQEAGTHCGALGDGLLELERRPGDREVLEGLMRAAHSVKGAARIVGLDAVVAVAHALEDVFSAVLRGEVTLGGDEVDVLLRGVDFLSGVAALSEADLSALGEAKGREAAALSEAVRALLSPGDAEPAAEPDSSVPPGALGEYGDLSMLELFRQDAATHCGALGDGLLELERRPGDREVLEGLMRAAHSVKGAARIVGLDAVVAVAHALEDVFSAVLRGEVTLGGDEVDVLLRGVDLLARLTKCPEDEMAAWIRDRAGEMSDTAAAIRALAGREAAGDSKGGAGTAAAPNPPPAGAAAGSPPRDTAVRVSAEGLNRLMGLAGENLVTSRWIPDLGRRLLSAKKEQDRAFRSLGDLLEALAAGERGERAVEAAARIRHLVDGARERLGEFQEEINLRTGQVATLSNALYREILSARMRPFAEGIRPFPRLVRDLARQLGKAVRLETAGLDTPVDREIMEKLEAPLNHLVRNALDHGLEAPDRREAAGKPREGVIRLEARHKAGMLNIVVADDGAGIDYDALRREVVRKKLVSKSMAADLSESELLDFLFLPGFTTRGTVSELSGRGVGLDVVRSAVQEVRGVVRASSVPGEGTRFELQLPITLSVVRVLLAEVDGETYAFPLFAVDHVVEMTPEDIAEIEGRQYLTWKEERIGIVSARQLFGLSEGTPGETLYALILSDRQSRYGLLVDRLAGAQELVVRALDPRLGKVQDIAAAATLEDGSPTLIVDVEDMVRSMDALVSRSRVRGISWRSPRDRTSAKRILVVDDSITVREVERKMLTARGYRVDVGVDGMDGWNAVRTGAYDLVITDVDMPRMDGVELVRHIRSDPRLARLPVVIVSYKDREDDRRRGLEAGADYYLTKGSFHDETFVRAVEELIGGPVEG